Proteins found in one Paenibacillus dendritiformis genomic segment:
- a CDS encoding DMT family transporter → MNKYWIYVILTCLLEMVWVFGFSTADAAWQWILLVGVIIVDFYFLSKACEGLPTGTVYAIFAGVGSIGTVLMDYFLFDGNMSALKLLFIGLLVAGVIGLKLADNKVEERSHQ, encoded by the coding sequence ATGAATAAATATTGGATCTATGTAATCCTCACGTGTTTATTAGAGATGGTCTGGGTTTTTGGATTTAGTACAGCAGATGCGGCATGGCAGTGGATTCTGCTCGTAGGTGTTATTATCGTTGATTTTTATTTCTTGTCCAAAGCCTGTGAAGGGCTGCCTACCGGGACCGTCTATGCCATCTTTGCCGGAGTCGGTTCCATCGGGACGGTATTGATGGATTACTTCTTGTTTGACGGAAATATGAGCGCACTGAAATTGCTCTTTATCGGGCTGCTTGTAGCCGGAGTTATTGGTTTGAAGCTGGCTGATAATAAAGTGGAAGAAAGGAGTCATCAATAA
- a CDS encoding serine hydrolase domain-containing protein, with protein sequence MGNTLEKHFDDYAAEQQYSGTVLVEQEGRLLFAQAYGQANDEHQVANRIDTKFCIASITKPMTALAVLMLMERGALELHQRAANYLPASLAIDSNITVHHLLTHTSGLPDFEALPNFGELGRQAFSDEEVFELVAHLPLEFTPGSGWKYSNTGYNLLGAMIEHITGNSYREYMKEHIWTPLEMNDTDCCCSRSIVPGLAQGYTRSREDGPDLAKAPFFEISNFKASGNVYSTAADLLQWDRCLQMRTVPLVASATLELMFSPHAAVAAGRSYGYGLSLDTSSRGHGGHLPGYWSQYRYYPEKQATIIMLSNHDFIVEGDIITRTAELL encoded by the coding sequence GTGGGGAATACGCTCGAAAAGCATTTTGACGATTATGCGGCTGAACAACAATACAGCGGCACGGTTCTTGTCGAACAGGAAGGCAGGCTTTTATTCGCCCAGGCTTACGGGCAAGCGAATGATGAGCACCAAGTAGCGAATCGCATCGATACGAAATTTTGCATTGCCTCAATTACGAAGCCGATGACGGCACTGGCCGTTCTCATGCTGATGGAGAGAGGAGCGCTAGAACTTCATCAGCGCGCGGCCAACTACTTGCCGGCAAGTCTGGCGATCGACTCAAATATTACGGTTCATCATCTTCTCACCCATACATCGGGTCTCCCTGATTTCGAAGCTCTTCCCAATTTTGGAGAATTGGGCAGGCAGGCCTTTTCGGATGAGGAAGTATTCGAGCTGGTTGCGCATTTGCCGCTGGAATTCACGCCTGGAAGCGGGTGGAAATATTCAAATACCGGATATAACCTGCTTGGAGCGATGATAGAGCATATCACGGGGAATTCCTATCGCGAATATATGAAGGAGCATATCTGGACACCGCTTGAGATGAACGATACGGACTGTTGCTGCAGCCGCTCCATCGTTCCGGGCTTGGCCCAGGGCTATACGCGGAGTAGGGAGGATGGGCCGGATCTAGCCAAAGCGCCTTTCTTCGAAATCTCCAATTTCAAAGCGTCAGGCAATGTGTACTCAACCGCGGCCGATTTGCTCCAATGGGATCGGTGCTTGCAGATGCGAACCGTTCCTCTCGTGGCGTCAGCCACGTTGGAGCTGATGTTCTCGCCCCATGCCGCAGTTGCCGCTGGCCGCTCTTACGGATACGGGTTGTCCCTGGATACATCCAGCCGCGGCCATGGCGGACATCTCCCGGGATACTGGAGCCAATACCGCTATTATCCGGAGAAGCAGGCAACCATCATCATGCTGAGCAATCATGATTTTATCGTGGAAGGCGATATCATAACCCGAACGGCGGAGCTGCTGTGA
- a CDS encoding TetR family transcriptional regulator, with protein MDKREKIVQASIEVFKEKGIEKAKISDIVQKAEIAQGTFYLYFPSKLSVMPVIAEQIVLQFMKKIEATVSLDDPLTEQLNQLVDAIFQVTGQFRDVSVLVYAGLSTTENMSKWENIYTPLYDLVASLFETNKQRRLVRENLDPARTAKLVLGLIESAAEQVFLYDAYDSQNEANQRAELLTFLEHALRP; from the coding sequence ATGGACAAAAGAGAGAAGATCGTTCAAGCGTCCATCGAAGTTTTTAAAGAGAAAGGGATTGAAAAAGCTAAAATATCAGACATTGTCCAAAAGGCCGAGATTGCTCAGGGAACGTTTTATCTGTATTTTCCCTCTAAATTGTCTGTTATGCCTGTGATCGCGGAGCAAATTGTGTTGCAATTTATGAAGAAAATTGAAGCCACGGTTTCACTTGACGATCCGTTAACCGAACAACTAAATCAATTGGTGGATGCCATCTTTCAGGTAACAGGTCAATTTCGCGACGTATCCGTTCTTGTCTATGCAGGCCTGTCCACAACAGAAAATATGAGCAAATGGGAAAACATCTATACTCCGCTTTACGATTTGGTCGCTTCTCTGTTCGAGACGAACAAACAGCGCCGCCTCGTTCGTGAAAACCTGGATCCCGCTCGTACAGCCAAATTAGTGCTTGGGCTGATTGAATCGGCTGCGGAGCAAGTCTTTTTATATGATGCGTACGACTCACAAAATGAAGCCAATCAAAGAGCTGAGTTACTGACATTTTTAGAGCATGCTTTGCGTCCGTAA
- a CDS encoding DMT family transporter, which translates to MGWLFVTLAAISEIVGVVGLKLFSQEKNIRNGALFAGGFALSFGLLYQAFGYLQLSIAYAVWIGIGTAGAVLINMIFFGESKSAARLVSLGLIIIGVTGLKLVS; encoded by the coding sequence ATGGGTTGGTTGTTTGTTACCTTAGCTGCTATAAGTGAAATCGTTGGGGTTGTGGGGTTGAAGCTGTTCAGCCAGGAAAAAAATATCCGCAATGGCGCATTATTCGCGGGCGGGTTTGCCCTCTCCTTCGGGCTGCTGTATCAGGCCTTCGGCTATTTGCAATTGAGCATCGCATATGCAGTCTGGATTGGAATCGGAACGGCAGGCGCCGTGCTGATCAATATGATCTTTTTCGGAGAGTCCAAAAGCGCGGCCCGTCTTGTCAGCTTAGGTCTGATTATTATTGGCGTTACCGGATTAAAGCTCGTTTCATAA